In Parabacteroides timonensis, the genomic stretch TATTGAGGCAGATACATAAAGGCATCGATACGTTCGTTTCCGGTCTGACCCCAGGAAGCCCTCAACTTCAAATTATCCACAAATCCCAAATTCTTCATAAACCCTTCTTCCGAAATACGCCATGCTGCAGAGAAAGACGGGAAAACGCCCCACTTATTACCTTTAGCAAAACGGGAAGAACCATCAGTACGGATATTCGCTTCAAACAAATATTTATCCTTAAAACCGTAGTTTACACGTCCGAAGAATGAATTGATACCCCATTTTGTCGGAGATCCTTCCGCAAACTGGCTACCGGCCGAACCTAAAGAAACATCCGGTAAAGCATCAGAGATCAAATCTTTACGCTGGGCCATCGAGTAATAATTGCGGTAAGAGATTTGTTCCATACCGTAGAGCAATGCCAGATCATGATCATCACCGAAACGCTTTTTATAATTAGCCAGGAAACGAAGTGTCATCTGGTAACTGTTGTTACGTGAATCTTTTACACTATTCGGATTATTGCGCTGTGTAATCAGCTCACCGGCTTCGTTATAGTATTTATGATTCTTATAATGAATTTTTCTTCTGTCCCAGGAACCATTCAATGAAGCCATACCTGTAAATACCAAATCCTTTATAGGTTCGAAATCTGCTTTTACCTGTCCATAAACCAGATCCATATTATAGCGGTCTTCCCCTACGACATCCATGTCCATAAGAGAGATAGCATTTCTGTTCTGTTTATCCAAGCGATATTCACCATTTTCATATCTGACCGGAGATGTTGGCTGCATACTCCATACATCCGACTGCACGCTCCCCAATGCTTCGGGCCACAGGCGGTCGACATGACGGTATGTCACATCACTGCTAACTTTCAGCGTCTTGCCAATGTTCAAATCCGTATTTACACGATAGCTATAACGCTGATATTCCGTATTCTTGACCAAACCCGGCTGATCCAGATAGTCAAACGAGACCAAATAGCGTCCAACTTCGCTACCACCAGTCAGGTTTAATGTATGCTGTGTGATATAAGTAGGCTTATATACTTCATTCGCCCAATTGATATAAGAATTATTATATGGATCATCCCCTCTTTCCGTTGACAGAATATTATCTTCCGAATACTTGACCGAACCGCCGGAGTTGACCAACGCTTCATTAACCATCGTCATATATTCGCGGGCGGAAACCTGTTCAGCCCTTACCGCTCTGTCCTGGAAACCGATAGAACCGTCATACGATAATTTCACTTTACCTTCCTTACCCCGTTTGGTTGTCACCAAAATTACACCGTGGGCAGCACGTGAACCATAGATAGAAGCAGACGCAGCATCTTTCAAAACAGAAATATTCTCGATCTCGGCCGAAGGAATCTGACTTAAGGACATTTCAATTCCATCCACCAACACCAACGGTTTTGCATTACCGGTCGTACCGACACCACGCAGATAGATTTCAGGATCGTCACTACCCGGAGCACCGCCACGGTCGACTACCGTGATACCGGGACTCAAACCCTGTAAAGCCTTTGTGGCATTCACCACAGTCATCTTATTGATTTCTTCGCCCTCCAGCTTTGTCACAGCACCTGTCGTCGTTACCTTACGCTGAATACCATACCCAACAACGACTACTTCATTCAAAGCTTGTGTATCTTCCGAAAGTTTTACAGTGAGGAAAGATTTATCTTTTACAGTTATTTCACGAGTTACGTAACCTATATAGGATACTTGCAAAACAGCCCCCGGATTTACATCTATAGAAAACTTACCGTCCAGGTCAGATATAATACCATTCGTGGTTCCTTTCTCAATAACATTAGCTCCAATAATCGGGTCGCCATTGGCATCGGTAACGATACCTGTTACCTGATTGGATTGTTGTACAGATTTAAAAGCATCTTTTTTATTTAAAACGATTTGTCGGTCGCTGATGGTATAAGAGATTCCTGCATCTTTAAACAGATGATCCAGAACATCGGTAATCTTTCCGTTCTTTGTAGAAACATTCACTTTGTGTTCTACATCAACAATCTTCTTATTATACAGAAAACGAAATTCGGTTTGTTCCTCGATTCTGTTTAGTACATCCTCTATCGTTGTATTGCTCATACGTAATGTCAATGACGCTGATTGAGAATAGAGAGTAGAACTAAAAGCCTGTGTTATACTCACAATCAGAAACAACAGGTAAAATCTCATAACATGAAGAATTTTTATGGCAATGCTATGCCTTTCGATTTTTTTATCCGAAATGGAATTCATACATTTGTTTGTTTAGTTAGAAAATAAGGTTGACTTAAAAAAACTTTTTTTACAGCTAAACTTTGGAAAGGGAAGGTCTCGCACACCTTTCCTTTTTTATTTTTAGCTGACATTGATCCAGACTTACAACTCACTTCATAGGCATCAGAATTTAATAATTAACAATATATTTCATCTCAATACATAACTAAGACGTTTCAGCTGTTTTTTACCACATCTGAAAAAGCACTTTTCTTGAAATAATTTTGAGAATTATTTCTTCACTCTATAAACTTCTATTTTTTGCTTGCTATAAGCGCTGTTAGTATTAACAGTTCTTTTGGAGTGTTTAAACGTTATAGGCGCACTCATTTCCAACAATCGCAGTATTTCATCCAACGATTCATATTCAAATGTAGCACGGTATGGAGCATTAGCAAGGCTTGAGTCTTTTAATTCCAGGTCGACATTAAAAGTTAGCCCCAAACGTTTAAAGACATACGCTAACGGATCATCACGGAAGATCATCAGACCATCTTTCCAGGCACACCATTTATAAGGGTCTGTCCGGGTTATAAGGCATTGCTTGGTCAGGTTATTAAAAGAGGCACGTTCTCCGGGCACCATCGCAACAGGGGAAGAATTACCGAATGCTACATCGATCCGGCCATCTGCCATTGTTACAGAGGTCATGGAGTCGGTGTTGTAGGCTTCAATATTAAAAGCAGTACCGGTAGCTCGAAGTGTTATCTGTTCTGTCTTCACAATAAACGGATTCCCTTTATCCGAATGAACTTCAAAATATCCTTCTCCGCTAAGGAATACATTCCGTTCACCTTTCCGGAATGTCAAAGGGTATTTCAATGAACTTCCCCCATTCAACCATACATTGGTTCCATCGGGTAGACAAACTTCAGAGAATGTTCCATGTGGGGACTTCACTTCCTGGTATTCGATAGTATCGTACAAATCGTTATCTCTATTCAGGAACAGATAAGCACTAATTATCAACAGAGGAATAACAAGAATGGCCGCTATACGCTGCCAGTAAACCAGTGCAGTATGGGTAATATTCCTCTTTGTGGTTGCGATATTTGTAAAAATATTTTTCTCGGCTGCATATACGTCAATCTCAGATGGGTTAAAAGGCGGATTCATCACCTGCCAGATATTACGCATTTCCTGGAAATGTCGATCGTTCTCAGGAGATTGCTTTACCCAGTCTTCTAATAAACGACACTCTTCCGCTGTCGCTTTACCGGATAGATAAGCGGTGATTATATATTGTATTTGATCTTTATCTGTCATTTTTCTTCTTTTATAGTATTAAGACGTACGGGAAGAATTCTTCCACATGCTTATAACGTTTTTTAGGGAATACCGATCAATAGTAAGAGCATGAAAAAATCTTTCAGTTGTTTTCGCAAAATCTCAAGGGCTTTGCTAACACGCACTTCCACAGTCCTTTCCGACACATTTAGTTTCACAGCAATCTCTCTGTATTTCAACCCTTCAAAGCGATTCATTACAAATGCTTCCCGGTATTGTTCAGGAACTTGTTCGAAGGCATGGTGAAGATGATCATACAAATCGGAATACAACACATAATTCTCCGTATCATAACAATCAAGTACGGAATTTTCATAATCCGACTCATATTGACGGACTATCTCGAGATGACGAAATTCATCAAAACAACTGTTACGTACGGATTTCAGCAAATAAGACTTCAGGGATGTTTCTATTTGTATGCTCTTTCTGTCGTTCCACAGTTTCAGAAAGATCGATTGCACGATATCTTCACAAGCACTCTTGTCCTTTATGAAGTTACCGCAAAACAACACCAAGTCTGTATAATAGGTTCGAAACAATAATGAGAAAGCCTCCTGACTATCTTGTTTCAAAGCAGACAGAACAAAGTATTCTTGTTGTATATCAGGTTTTCTCATATTCATTTGAGCATAAACAATCACATCCCAAGCAGCTAAAGTAGCTACATTTTTTCATATAACAAAGCCCCCACGATACAAGATCGCAGAGGCTGTTTTTTTCTGTATTCCTTCCTCACGGAAGTAATTACAGTAAGAACTTTATTTTATTACTTAATATTAATAACCACTTTTTCGCCTGTCGCAGGGTAGTTGATAGGGAAAGCAGAGGCGCTGTATTCAACGCCTCCACCCCACCGCGTGGAAATTTTAGAATTTATATTTGATTATAAATTTCTTATTTTACGATTGCTTTAACAGCAGCTTCACCTTCAACAGCTACAACAACTACACCAGCAGGAGCAGCGATTTCAGCCTTATCAGAAGCGATTACTGTGTTAGCAACTGTCTGACCAAGAACGTTACTGATAGTAACTTTCTTACCCTGAGCACCAGAGATGATAACACCACCGTCTGTAGCGATTACGCTGATTGAAGAAGTTGTGATATCTTCATTGGCAACAGGATCACGTTGTACTTTTTCGCTGATTACGAATTCGTCACCTCTATCGAAACCAGAAACAACTACTACAGTTCCATTAATCCATTTCAAGTAACCTTCGTTTGAAATTAGATTAGCGGCATAATCTTCATAATAATCTGCTATTTCCTCAGCTGTATCAAAGTTTCCATTTCCAAGATAAGACTTGTACTGAGTTTGGATCTTGAATGTCTTAGCATCGCTGTCTGTATAACGGAATGCAAACTTAGCAACATTGAAATCAGGAGTATCCATACCTAATTTGATCGTATCACCATCTGCTTTCGGGATATACAATGTATCATTTGTATGGAAACCTGAAACGAATGACAATTTAGCAGCATTTTCACCTGCTTCAACTTCGTTGATATACGGGTTGTTGTGGATATTACTAATACCATAAACATTAGCTGTGTCAATCAAGTTAACCAAGAAGTCTCCGTATACAGTATCAATCTGATTAGAGATTTCAGGATCATGAGCTGGGTTGTTACAGTTTTCTTTGTGGAATCCATAAGAATGTCTTACAGCCAACAAATACTGATAGCAAGTATTAGCCTCTTCACCTTCACCACGATTGATATAAGCTGTATCTGCAAAGATTGCAGGATTTACATCGAACTGATTGATGTTATCAATATTCAGGAAGCTCAATGTATCATTTTCAACTACTGACTTAACATCAGCTTTTTCATACAATACCTGTGCTGAATTTTCTTTACGAGCCAAGCTGATAGTATCACCCCATGCTCTGTCGATCAAATGATATTCAGGAGCATCAGCCTTTTCTACTACCATCAAAGAGTTTTCGTCTTCTGCATAGATAGCCATTTGTTTCAAAGAACCTTTGTTTTCACTGTTGGCTACTTTTACTTTAACAGCACTCAATGCATCAGCATCAGCAGAGCTCAAATCATTGCCTTCTACGTCATTTATAATTCCAACGAAGTTGTAAGCTGAACCATCAGCCTTCAATTTCAATGCAAAACGTTCAGCACTATTAACATCGTCATTATCTGTTAAGTTTTCGTTGCAATAGTAATATTTGTAACCTGTTGCAGGATTATAGCTAACAAATTCACGGTTGCTTACTTTCTGGAATGCATACGGAAGGATAGCTAAACGACTATCTTTTGAACCATCTGGTGTTACACCATCAGCTTTCAGTTTCAACATCGGAGTTGTGATAAACAATGTATCGACAACAGCCTGTGTTTTACCGCTTACTTTTACATTTCTTGTAGCAAAACGCAAGTTCCACTTATCCGCATTATCCTTTTCAGCAGTCATACCAATCTGGTGGCTGTTCTTATGATTTTCTACGAAATAAGCGTGGTTGTTACCATCGATTGCATGATATTGTCCCAGTAAGAAGTTGTTGTTTCTTACATCGTTTTCGCTTAATTGTTTGTACCCGTCGAACATTGTGACTTTATCAGCAGCTTCCATTTTAACGATATCAGAAGCTATAATAACCTGAGAAACATGAGGATCCATTACTGTCATTGTACATGTACCGTTTTCGTTATCGCGGAACTGAACACCTACAATCACTTCTCCACTTTCACGGTTTTGCAAGTTTACAGTCTGATTAGCGGCATCGTAACTTACAACAGCCCACTGAGCTTCAGGAGCATAAGCATATACTTCGCTTGCAGGGATATAATCAGCTACAGCTTTTGTTACAGCAGAAGGCATATTAACTGTTATTTCTGCACGTTTTGTAGCTAAAACGGCACCCACTTTATATCTTTCTGCAGTCGAAGTTTCAGCTTTCTTTCCAGCGAAAGAGATTCTCCAGAATTCTCCAACCAATTCTTTTACAGGAATGATATTATCTGCTTCTAGAGTGATATACGGCCATGATTCAGTTGCATCTTTATCTACGCTTGTTGTCAAACAAACTTCCTCGTTTAAAGTCTGAATAAATAACTTACCAAAAGGCGTAGCATCTGTAGTGTTCTGATAAACAGAAACATTAGTAATCTTCTTCAGATTTTCACCTGTGAAATAAGAGTATTCAAAATAAGAATAATAATTTGCTTTATTAGCACCAGTTAATTCATCTTCATCAACTGTTACAAATTTAGCACCTCTTTTATTTGCACCAACATTACCAGCTCCCCAAGTTTCAGTTTTGTCAAGAACGATATATTCTTCATTTTCATTCATCAACCGGAATCTTGTACCAGTACCAACAGCTTTCAGCTTACCGGCAAAAACTTCAGTACCTGCGATCACTGTATCGTCATCCTTACCATTCTTAATAGTCATATTAAAGCCACCAAGCAAAAGAGCATTCAACTCATTTGCTGTTTTTAAGGCAGATGCAGATTGATAAAGACCAAAAATCGTTTCACCACTTAAACCTGAAATAGCAGCTACAGCGGCAGAATTAAAACCATTCTTATAATTACTTTCAGCAGTATACACAAACTTCTTCCCATCCACTTTGCTTGTAAATGTATAAGAAATGGCATTCTGATAAGAAGTTACTGATACTTTCCACAAATAGGCATTATAATCTTCAGTGCTTGTTGTAGAAATAGCTTCAAACTTAACAGTACCGGCTGTTTTATCATATTTAAGAGCCAAAGAAGCATCATCTTCTGTTTCATCGCCAGCACCCAAGAAGTAATAATCACTACCTACTGATTCGATTAAAGAACCACCATCAGTTAAAGCACTAGGAGCTGTGAAAGAAGCAAATGTGAGTGCATCGTGAGTGGCTGAAGCTACTGCTATTTTATCTTCTGCACTAATAACAGACAAATAAAAATCTTTTGCAGCAGTATCACTGTAAGTCTTAGCTAATTTTGCCTGCTTTGCTACAGCATCATAATAAAAAGCATAAGCATCATCTTTCTTATCCTTCAGATCCAAATACCAACCAATACCCGCACCTAAATATTTACCATCAACATTCTTCAAATAGAAAGCGCCATCAACACCGTCCACAGAAGCAGCTTCCAGCGTCCATTCACTACCAAATTCATCCAATGCGGCATCACCATCGGCATCAATAGTCATATCTGCAGACAACAGACCTGTAACTTCACCAGTACTAGCATCTACAGAAGCACCAATAACATAAGAATTTCCAACCTTAGGACCATCTGTTGGCACAGTCAACTTTGCATCCACGGTTGTCCAAGCTCCGGCCAGCAGGAGACTGGCCACAAGTGTAGAAAACTTTTTGTTCATAATTTAAAAATTTAATATTAATACTAAAGTGTAATAAGTTCAAATCACAAATCGGAGCGACTCCCATTTCCAATGCATGGCGAGTTTTATCGTTCCTTTTTTCTAGTCATTGTTTTTCGGGTCGAGGCTTTTCGTTTGTGAAAGGAGCTGTTTTGTACTAAGTTTGCTATTCGATTGATAAGAAAGCATATAGACTGATGAAAAAATTATCAAAAAGAGTGGTTGGTATTAAACTATTTCATACTTTTGTAGACTAGAAAAAAGGAACGATAAAACTCGTCACGTCCTTTTTTCGAAAATCAGCCTCTCTCTCAACCCATTACAACCCATATTCAACCTGTTTTTCACCTATATATATAATGTACGTACGTACATCTTTATATATAACTACATTCCTTTTCTTTCAAGCCTTTGCATCGACTCCCGAAACATGTTGCATAACTAAGAAAAAAGGTCCTAATATCTAATTCTTTTTCTCAGGACATTTATTACCTTTGGTACGGACTTTTTATTTTGAAAAGTATACCTTACTAAAAAGTAAGGCAAGCCTTACATATTTGTAAAGCAAGCCTTACATTTATGAAAGGCATACCTTACATTTTCAAGATTAAGGAGGAAAATCCTTAATTGTTATGATGTTGCACCTTAAATATCAGGAAGAATATGAGTATTGAATACGACTTATTTGCCAATCCTCCGAGACCGGGGGAAACGAAGCCAACCCTGCATGCCAGGGCTATCAACATCCAGACCGTCGATACTAACGAACTGGCGCGTATGATCGAGGGGATGAGTACCTTCACGTCTGCCGATATCAAAGGAGCAATCAAGGCTATCAGCGAACGATTGTTCTACTGCCTCAGCAACAGCCAAAGCGTACATCTGGACGGGATCGGAACATTTTCTGTCACGCTGAAATGCAGGCCGGTAGAGAATAAAAAGGACATACGGGCAGCTTCCATTGCGTTTAAGAACGTGGAGTTTCGCGCTGCCCCGGAACTGAAAAAGCGTTTCCGGGGAGCCAGGATAGAACGACGGGAAGGGACAACCGAAAGAAAAGCATACAATGAAGATATACGGCAAAAACGTATCCTCTGGTATATCAAAAACTACGGTACAATCAATCAGACCGTTGCCGCCGATCTGAACCAGTGCACACGCCAGAAAGCCAAAAAGGATCTGGAACAGCTGATCGAAGACAATCAGATACAAAAGAGCTGGTGCGGGCGACGTGCCTTCTACATCAGACGGTCGAACGATAAGAAACCACCCGAAACACCGTCTAACGAAGCAATAGAGTAATATGGAATTATATACCTATATCCATATTCCCAAAGCC encodes the following:
- a CDS encoding TonB-dependent receptor, producing the protein MRFYLLFLIVSITQAFSSTLYSQSASLTLRMSNTTIEDVLNRIEEQTEFRFLYNKKIVDVEHKVNVSTKNGKITDVLDHLFKDAGISYTISDRQIVLNKKDAFKSVQQSNQVTGIVTDANGDPIIGANVIEKGTTNGIISDLDGKFSIDVNPGAVLQVSYIGYVTREITVKDKSFLTVKLSEDTQALNEVVVVGYGIQRKVTTTGAVTKLEGEEINKMTVVNATKALQGLSPGITVVDRGGAPGSDDPEIYLRGVGTTGNAKPLVLVDGIEMSLSQIPSAEIENISVLKDAASASIYGSRAAHGVILVTTKRGKEGKVKLSYDGSIGFQDRAVRAEQVSAREYMTMVNEALVNSGGSVKYSEDNILSTERGDDPYNNSYINWANEVYKPTYITQHTLNLTGGSEVGRYLVSFDYLDQPGLVKNTEYQRYSYRVNTDLNIGKTLKVSSDVTYRHVDRLWPEALGSVQSDVWSMQPTSPVRYENGEYRLDKQNRNAISLMDMDVVGEDRYNMDLVYGQVKADFEPIKDLVFTGMASLNGSWDRRKIHYKNHKYYNEAGELITQRNNPNSVKDSRNNSYQMTLRFLANYKKRFGDDHDLALLYGMEQISYRNYYSMAQRKDLISDALPDVSLGSAGSQFAEGSPTKWGINSFFGRVNYGFKDKYLFEANIRTDGSSRFAKGNKWGVFPSFSAAWRISEEGFMKNLGFVDNLKLRASWGQTGNERIDAFMYLPQYSTSNVVMNGSLVSAVYQKKMANPDVTWETVEQTNIGLDFGFLDNSIYGELDWYSKDTKDILLALGIPHFIGLDAPEQNAGVVRNSGVEAMVGFRKTFGEFTFNTSFNLAYNKNEWIDRGGDDKNISGYNIQTIGSPLNAFYIYQADGLIANEQELEEYRAKYKSDPRGMSDLHAGDVKLVDTNNDGTIDPDDRQIFASNIPKFTYGWNISGEYKGFDLSLLFQGSSGANRMMYGEWIEGPSYEAFTGVHFRDRWTEDNQNGNAEMPRLEAANNRNASTYNSFFLKKTNYLRLKNVQLGYTFSKGITDKLRITKLRLYVSGSNLLTFSSLYQGLDPEGKSDRISDFPPLKIVNFGVNIIF
- a CDS encoding FecR family protein encodes the protein MTDKDQIQYIITAYLSGKATAEECRLLEDWVKQSPENDRHFQEMRNIWQVMNPPFNPSEIDVYAAEKNIFTNIATTKRNITHTALVYWQRIAAILVIPLLIISAYLFLNRDNDLYDTIEYQEVKSPHGTFSEVCLPDGTNVWLNGGSSLKYPLTFRKGERNVFLSGEGYFEVHSDKGNPFIVKTEQITLRATGTAFNIEAYNTDSMTSVTMADGRIDVAFGNSSPVAMVPGERASFNNLTKQCLITRTDPYKWCAWKDGLMIFRDDPLAYVFKRLGLTFNVDLELKDSSLANAPYRATFEYESLDEILRLLEMSAPITFKHSKRTVNTNSAYSKQKIEVYRVKK
- a CDS encoding RNA polymerase sigma-70 factor produces the protein MRKPDIQQEYFVLSALKQDSQEAFSLLFRTYYTDLVLFCGNFIKDKSACEDIVQSIFLKLWNDRKSIQIETSLKSYLLKSVRNSCFDEFRHLEIVRQYESDYENSVLDCYDTENYVLYSDLYDHLHHAFEQVPEQYREAFVMNRFEGLKYREIAVKLNVSERTVEVRVSKALEILRKQLKDFFMLLLLIGIP
- a CDS encoding DUF6383 domain-containing protein encodes the protein MNKKFSTLVASLLLAGAWTTVDAKLTVPTDGPKVGNSYVIGASVDASTGEVTGLLSADMTIDADGDAALDEFGSEWTLEAASVDGVDGAFYLKNVDGKYLGAGIGWYLDLKDKKDDAYAFYYDAVAKQAKLAKTYSDTAAKDFYLSVISAEDKIAVASATHDALTFASFTAPSALTDGGSLIESVGSDYYFLGAGDETEDDASLALKYDKTAGTVKFEAISTTSTEDYNAYLWKVSVTSYQNAISYTFTSKVDGKKFVYTAESNYKNGFNSAAVAAISGLSGETIFGLYQSASALKTANELNALLLGGFNMTIKNGKDDDTVIAGTEVFAGKLKAVGTGTRFRLMNENEEYIVLDKTETWGAGNVGANKRGAKFVTVDEDELTGANKANYYSYFEYSYFTGENLKKITNVSVYQNTTDATPFGKLFIQTLNEEVCLTTSVDKDATESWPYITLEADNIIPVKELVGEFWRISFAGKKAETSTAERYKVGAVLATKRAEITVNMPSAVTKAVADYIPASEVYAYAPEAQWAVVSYDAANQTVNLQNRESGEVIVGVQFRDNENGTCTMTVMDPHVSQVIIASDIVKMEAADKVTMFDGYKQLSENDVRNNNFLLGQYHAIDGNNHAYFVENHKNSHQIGMTAEKDNADKWNLRFATRNVKVSGKTQAVVDTLFITTPMLKLKADGVTPDGSKDSRLAILPYAFQKVSNREFVSYNPATGYKYYYCNENLTDNDDVNSAERFALKLKADGSAYNFVGIINDVEGNDLSSADADALSAVKVKVANSENKGSLKQMAIYAEDENSLMVVEKADAPEYHLIDRAWGDTISLARKENSAQVLYEKADVKSVVENDTLSFLNIDNINQFDVNPAIFADTAYINRGEGEEANTCYQYLLAVRHSYGFHKENCNNPAHDPEISNQIDTVYGDFLVNLIDTANVYGISNIHNNPYINEVEAGENAAKLSFVSGFHTNDTLYIPKADGDTIKLGMDTPDFNVAKFAFRYTDSDAKTFKIQTQYKSYLGNGNFDTAEEIADYYEDYAANLISNEGYLKWINGTVVVVSGFDRGDEFVISEKVQRDPVANEDITTSSISVIATDGGVIISGAQGKKVTISNVLGQTVANTVIASDKAEIAAPAGVVVVAVEGEAAVKAIVK
- a CDS encoding HU family DNA-binding protein, translated to MSIEYDLFANPPRPGETKPTLHARAINIQTVDTNELARMIEGMSTFTSADIKGAIKAISERLFYCLSNSQSVHLDGIGTFSVTLKCRPVENKKDIRAASIAFKNVEFRAAPELKKRFRGARIERREGTTERKAYNEDIRQKRILWYIKNYGTINQTVAADLNQCTRQKAKKDLEQLIEDNQIQKSWCGRRAFYIRRSNDKKPPETPSNEAIE